CATCGTCGACGTTACTGAGCACTGTCACTAAAAGACACCACCATCACGAAATCCCGCGATCGGCAATACAGCGTTCTGTCTGGCTCTGGCACCGACGGTGGTAACATCGACCCGGCCCGATGTTCTTCCATACTAGGGGGGAGCGGGCTGTCATACCACCTGTTTCTATCGACTGTTGAGAGCTATGAACTATGAATTCTGTGGTTATTTGTAGTgtaaaaaaagggggagaggTCGAAAAGTAGGAGGGCAAacatcgaaaaacaaaaagacatGGTCCACGATTACGGCTAGAGTTCGGACAGCAACAAGAGAGGCGAACAAAAAGATGAGGTGCACTGAGCTGGATTGTCCTGGTACCACCATCGAGCTGGTTGATTGTCATCGACAGTTGCAGGAGATCGCCGGCAATACATACCAGGGCATATTACATTAGTTGTGCAATACGAATTTACCTGTTTTGGAAATGACCTGGCGGGTACGCTGACCGGGGCCCGCCCTAGCGATGGATCGCCACACTGTGTTTGGTCGCGTGTCGTGTATTTATAGCTAATTTGATATCTCGAGTGAAGATAGAGGAAAACCCCCATTTGCCGAATTCATCGCTGACGGTAGTAGTACATTTTATTACGCTCaagttaaacaaacaaaagaagaaaaaaaatacaacaaaacattTACTAGAGGGACGTTAGGGGGGGTGGGTTGGTTTTTTAAACCGTTTCGCGCTCAAACTAAGTGaaaggatttgtttttgtgcaacAAGCGTTGTGGCAAGCACACACCCCTTTCGAACTAAACCCACTTAAGGCGAAAAGTTTCCTATCGACAATGTTACTAGCAAACACACCGACACAGAACAAACGAAAGACAAACACAaaccctttttgtaaataacaTAATCAATGGTGCCGAGTGTGAgggggaaaagagagagaggaggtTCATGCAAGCCGCTAGAACAGGTGTAAAAGTGCTGCGACGATATCATATTACACCGTTACACAGGGTcaccacacacgcgcgcgcaatgGGGTACAAGGAATGGTGGTACCAGAACATGAATTGAAAAGCGTACATGAGCTTTTATGCTTGTACACAGGATGCTGGCACATGTTGCGCGGTAGTGGTGGAACGCACACTaaatggagcaaaaaacaGGGCCGCAAGTTAAGGAACACAGGACCGAAACCAGTAAAGCAccttccgtgtgtgtgtgtgtctctacGTGTAAGGAAGGAAAGGACATATTTTAGGGAGGAATTGAATCAAAATGGCTGTTGGATGtatttttaacataaaaatcaatcCCTTAGATGCTTGCATTATATTAGTACAGCAGAGAATTCCAATATCGCCAGGTGCATCCGTTTTTGTATTGGGCAGGCTTATTAGGGAGGAAAGCAAGCATGAATTGGCGAGCAAAAGAACAAGAACCAGAAACACCTTCCATTCGTTTCCggaatagcaaaacaaaacattaaaaaatggcCAGTTAGTCTGCGAAGTTAAATCCAGCATCCATTCGTCGAGCTCCATTTGTCTTTTACATATTCTCTGCCACGGTGTTAATAATGTAGCTGCAGTTTTCGTTGCTTTCGTCTGCTGCAGTACCAAACCCTTCCAAAACCcccaccacccaccaccaccaactacTACCATCcaaggttttgtttgtttgtttagtttttaaatATCCCTTTCGGTACACCGCGTTCTTTCGGTAGTGTAGACCATAAGTTtatatctttctttctttttttatatccaTGTTGATTATGTTATGTGTTTCGTTCTGTTAGCTAGTGTAGAATAAGTTGGagcttttgaaaaaaaagaagcaaaaaaaagcacacacagaaacataaATACCACTGAGAGTGAAGGGCGATGTTAAGCGATCGCTTTTGTTATgaacaaaataatacaaacaaaaagaaaaacaacccaaaACCCCGATTCGGACCGGTAACAAACAAGCGGATTGCTTACTCAGGTGGTGCCGCTGACACATGGATGGAGATGGAAACGGACAGTGTAAATCGTTAGAATTGTATACACAAAGGAGCGTGCGCGCCTCCTCCGCGTTGAATTTAGATAGGGATGATTTTAAGACGAGCAACAGGAACTGCAGCGGAAGAAGAGGAAACAGAAACACGAGATTAGGCGCTGAACGTTATTTAGAGTTTagagcttttgtttgttttggtacTGCCGGGGGTTGGTTTCCAGGGTTAGAGTGGCACTCGTTGTTATCTATCGTGCCAGCCAGGGccacgaggaggaggaggtttAGTTGGCGTTACAGTTTCGCATTACGATATTGGTCATTATTGCcactgattgttttttttttcatttttattttctactcCCTGGctaattaatttcattctcACTGTTTAGAACGTTTTATCTCCTCTAGTTTAGAGTGGTTTAGACTTTAGTGAACTCTAATAGTGATTTATTCtcttttttatacaaaaaatatatatacacataaaatacacaaaaaagcaaacattgtacaacaaacaaatgaaaattgcGTACGGCTGTACGCGGGAAATGGGTTTACTCTACGGATGGCCGGATGTTCGGATAATGTTGATTCTCATCACAACGATTTCATTTTGGTGGCAAAACAGCTTCACTATGCGTTTTTGTAGAGTAAAATTGGAACAGGTTGCGTCCACAAAAGGCAGTGGAAAGAGATGTTTCGTTTAGAATAACAGTTTAGCTGCGTGATATTGTTGATTTATTGAAGtagaatttgattttttttatttcattatgtACTTTGTATAATGTTTGATTTTACCTGCAACAGCCATACTGTGTACGATGCAGGGTAAAACGAGCTCTGCTACTACTAATAGTTGCACGAAGACGACGGGGCTTTCCTGCTTTTCCCATTCCCGTACCACAAAACAATATGCAAATTTGATTATCTTGAGTTTGattatttcaattaacttTCGCTTGCTATATAACTATATTGTGAGCGGATCCTTTGAAAGGTCCTCTATTATTTTTATACGATTCCCACATATTAAGcttgtgtgtatttgtatgtgtgtcaGTCACCCGTATAttcccagttttttttttttgttcggtgtTAGTAGTGGTGCCGGTGTTCGTAAATAATTTGGATTATTTTATGTTGTCGtctacacacacccacactaATTGTTGTCATGCAATGGTTCGCCTTCATTTTACCAATTTGGAAAGCTTATTTTTCCAGTCGGCTGGGATTTTATCTTGGATTAAATATTTCTTGTCCATTAGTCTCGTATGTATTGTTTGCCTAATGCACCAAAAAGTGATTATCCCGATGAGTAAATATGTATGCGAGCCTAGCTTTGTTGTGTATATGATAGTTCAAAGTTAATTGCGACCTTTGTTTTACAGTGATCTTATCATCGGTACCTCGCGATTCGATGAACACACTCCCGCCGGACCACGTTTTGCCCAATTTAGGAGCTTTCGTTTTGCAACAAATCATTATTCGCAAAACCCGTATAGCCGAAATCAAGTTGCGcattgtgtgcgtttgttttgccTGTCGTGTATTGTTCTCCTTACACTGACCCTCAACAATAGCAGTGGTATATTTGTTTATCTCTTCCCTTTTCGTTTGGTTTTGCAATCGTAAATAATGCtttacggtgtgtgtgtgtgtgtgtgtgtgtgtgtgtgtgtgtgtgtgtgtgtgtgtgtgtgtgtgtgtgtgtgtgtgtgtgtgtgtgtgtgtgtgtgtgtgtgtgtgtgtgtgtgtgtgtgtgtgtgtgtgtgtgtgtgtgtgtgtgtgtgtgtgtgtgtgtgtgtgtgtgtgtgtgtgtgtgtgtgtgtgtgtgtgtgtgtgtgtgtgtgtgtgtgtgtgtgtgtgtgtgtgtgtgtgtgtgtgtgtgtgtgtgtgtgtgtgtgtgtgtgtgtgtgtgtgtgtgtgtgtgtgtatgtgtgttttcccGTTTCTGCAGTACGACAACTAGCACGACACAATTTTCTAAGTCCGTAAATAAGGTAGCAAATTGTATAGATTATTGTATTGTTAcgttaagagagagagagatagagagagagagcaatgccttttctcttttttcttgctACGCATGTTTTCTACAGAAGATTAAATACGTTTCTCTACTGGTTTTCTCTGCTTGCCTACTGCTAGATGCTATTTTATCTTCCTTCAACGCCAACGACCGCTTGCAATGCAAAGCAGCATAATACTTACGTAGAACAATGTATACTAAACGGTAGAAGCTCTTTTGCAAATGTTTTTGGCtcataaataactttttttctactttttttcCTGGCTGCCGGAAGACGCTTTTGTAGTATCAATTCAATTGTAtcgtggcagcagcagcttcggcTTTGGTGGAGCCTAATCCAAAGAAGGTAGTTTTTGCGCGCATCAGTCACTTGTAAGCAAGTCTTGAAattaaaagaacaaaaatttgtccacaaatattttaaaaaaatctgttaGAAAGGCAAGGCGTATGCTGAAACAAAAGCCATTGTGTGCAGAGCGTGGCTGTAATCGTTACACTCGGAAGGACATCTCGTCGTTTCATTGTTTCACTTCCGGTCTGGTGTGATAATTGTTTGTGTTGAGGTTTCTTCCATTTCTATGCCGCTCTAATCCTATATCGATTTCATTACTTCCCATTCCTTCCCATTCGTCGACGGACGATGCCATGGGAAAAGAATCCTATTTCACTGCTGCGCTGCTGTcggtttccttctttttttgtcgatCACTCAAACCAGGATGACGAGAGTTTCTCGCGTCAATGTGTCATTGTCGTAtaactcatcatcatcaccatcatcatcatcatcgccgtcatAACCATCGTTCCATTTGATGTTCAGCCACACGAGAAGGATGTGTAAATACGCCAATTGACCTATTTTTAGCTATTTTCCATCGATCACAGCACGGCCGACCACCGCCATGCGCCATTCGCGATGAGAAAGTTTTCCAGCTGCCGCCACCGCAGCATCAGCTAttgtgaagcgttttttttctcttctccctTCTTTCCCGCGTTTCAAGTATCTCTTATCTGTCCTCTTCAAAAAATACGCCATTCTTCCTATGGGTACGGCTCCTTTGAATCCTTTCTCCATGAAGATCGGTGCTGTGATGAGCTGCTGGCTGCCATGTTCACACGCTTGTCGATTCCATTTACCCTAAACAAAGTCCTCATGACGCAAATCCTCAAACATAATGAAATTGGGcagcaataataaataaaggGCGACAATAAATATTGTATGAAGCTGGGCCGCTCGCTTCCTCAcacatactgctgctgctcctgctgctgttgttgctatcTTTGGTATCGCTCAAAGGTGCGCTCGACCAAACTGAATTACACCGTCACTTGCACGTTTTGAACCACGGTCGAGTATTCCGTTTTCGAGGGAACAAGATAAAACGCTGGAAATATTTCCGCTCCGCACGGACATTTGGTGGCTGGAAAGGGACAACAATAGCGTATGGGGTTCACATTAACCAACATTTCGGCAGCAATTGAAAGTGTTCAACCCGCTGCCCTCCAACACTTACCCATTACCCAGTTGAAACTGCCCAGCTTGACCGTACACTTCGGACAGTACAGCCGGCCCTGCGTGTTGCGGTAGATGTCCGTCATCCAGGCGAGCGGCTCGATGAAGAATATTTTGTTGCACATCGGCGTATCCTTCTCCGACGACCGGTTGCTATGCTCGCTGCTAATCGAACAGCGGCGCACTTTCTCGCCCAGCTCGTTCACCCCGCCACCGTCCACAGCTGATGATCCCGTTGCCATGGTACCGTCTGGCACATTTTCTCCATCAGCTTCGTGCGGTCTGCTGCCACCCTCAGCACCGTCGCCACCAGTCCCTTCttgctcctcttcctccccctcctcctcctcaagTGTAGCTTCTGGTTCGCGGCCAACCTTTGCCGGCGAATGTGCCACCGTGGCCGATTTCggtttgtgcagcagcaggttgCTCCGGGACGCAACCACCCGTCGACACTTGCGGCACCGGTACACGTACGGTTCGGGCGATTCCTGCGTCACGCCCGGGTCCGGCTTCACCACGTCCATGCACTCCGTCGGCAGCCGTTTGGCTTTCCGCACATTGTCGCCCGCCAGCCGCAGGCGGAACAGTTTGTACCGCTCGTTCGTGCGATCGATCCGGTACGCCATGCGCCCGTACAGCTTGAGCTGATTGACGAAGCCCGGATTCGGCATCACGAAGCGCCGCTTCGCCTTCACCCGCTGGAAGGCGGCCTCGTACCCGAGCCGATACTTTTGCATGATGTACGCAATCATAATCGTGGCACTGCGGCTCACGCCGAAGTAGCAGTGCACCAGCACGTGACGGCCCTCGGCCAGGCTGTCCGCGATGAACCGATTGCTATCCTCGAAGTGCCGTATCAGGTCTTCGCGGGGCACGTCGGCCGCCTGGATGTGGCGCACGCGAAGATTCGGATGGTCGGTGATGTGCACCGGCAGCGGCACGGAATCCACCGACAGGATGCTCCGGATGGTGTGCCTTTCCAGCGTGCCGACGTCGGCCGCGGCGGACGCATTGCCCAGCCAAAGGCCTGGTTCGATTTCGTCCAAGCTGACCGGGCCTGCGTCAAGATCTTCGCGCGTCAGCACCGTGGCCGGTTCCGGGGCACGGCGCACACCGGTCGATACCACCTTCGTGACCACTGCAATGCCCTCGTTCATGGACATGCTTCTAGTTTGACCTATCTTGAACGACTACGCAACGGGTGCGATGCGAAAGAATGTCCCCGGCGCGGTATCCGcccagcgacgacgacgacgacgacaggcGCACTTTGACGTAGACACgaagtgcacacacacaaaacaccgcGACCGACCGAGCGTGGCCAACTGGGATAGCAATGGCAAAGGAAGCACGAACCTGCGGCAGGCAAATTAGTCTCCAATGCCGCTAAAACAATAGCAGCTCACGGGTATCTCCTTCACCGCGCTCTCACGGAACCTTTTTGCTGATCGCGCACCCTTTCCAGATGGGTTTGAATAGTACTCGAGCAAAATGAAGCACCACTCGGGATTGCCTGcacgaccttttttttttcttcctgttACTGTTGCTCGTTTACGTGTCCTGCTAGCCGTGTCCTTCAAAGCGTGGATCCCCGTTTCCGGTGGGTAGAAAGGTGCTACGCTGAGCGCGAACAAGAAAGTGGTGCCCGTGggtagttt
This is a stretch of genomic DNA from Anopheles merus strain MAF chromosome 2R, AmerM5.1, whole genome shotgun sequence. It encodes these proteins:
- the LOC121589795 gene encoding dual specificity protein phosphatase MPK-4, translating into MSMNEGIAVVTKVVSTGVRRAPEPATVLTREDLDAGPVSLDEIEPGLWLGNASAAADVGTLERHTIRSILSVDSVPLPVHITDHPNLRVRHIQAADVPREDLIRHFEDSNRFIADSLAEGRHVLVHCYFGVSRSATIMIAYIMQKYRLGYEAAFQRVKAKRRFVMPNPGFVNQLKLYGRMAYRIDRTNERYKLFRLRLAGDNVRKAKRLPTECMDVVKPDPGVTQESPEPYVYRCRKCRRVVASRSNLLLHKPKSATVAHSPAKVGREPEATLEEEEGEEEEQEGTGGDGAEGGSRPHEADGENVPDGTMATGSSAVDGGGVNELGEKVRRCSISSEHSNRSSEKDTPMCNKIFFIEPLAWMTDIYRNTQGRLYCPKCTVKLGSFNWVMATKCPCGAEIFPAFYLVPSKTEYSTVVQNVQVTV